The genomic stretch CGGTGCATCCGCTTACAAATGTGAACGCCGCGACCAGGGCCACGGCCAGAAGAATTGCAGTAAGTTGCTTCATGCGTATCTCCATCAGTATGGGTTACTGTATAATGAGTAATCATCAACGCTGTCGGTATATAGTAGTGTCGAAAATTGGCAGTATAATTATACTATGATATTAAAATTTGTTCGACATTTTCCCCTATTGGAGAAACGGGTGCGAGGTAATGTGGAGGCGGAGGCGCACTTTGCCGGGTGAGGTCGTCCCCGGATGCCTCTACCGGGGCCCCCCTCCCGGTCCCTCCCCCGTCCAGGCGCATACCCAATGGAACGGCGTTTCACCATCTTTGCCCGGGAATATATCCGGGAAATCAGCGCTCTGATAAGGGCGTATCGAAGGTCCGGAGATCCTTTCGGGACAACCTCTTACTTAACCTACAGTATCCTACTGTAATCTACCGTACATGAGTTGGATGCCCGGATATGGTTGCCGGAAACAATCAATCTGTAAAAACCGGAGGAAGAAAAAATGACAAATGACTTAACATTTGACGAGGCGATGAAAAAGCATCTTCAGACATTGAAACAGTATGTGCCGATTGTAGCAAGAGTTCATGGGGGAAATCACCCGGAATTTCATGAAGTTCGCAAATTGTTTGATACAATCGTTAAGAAAACAAAAGACGCAGGTTCAGATAAACCCGAGTTAAACGAAGAGTTTGCCAAACTGCGGGAGATTACGGATACATACACAGTCCCGGGAGATGTGTGCGAAAGTTATGAGGCTGTTTACAGTATGTTGGCCGAGCTGGATAGGGCATACCGTGCTTAAATCGTTATAATGCAGAGAAGATGGTGAGATTTGTGCAGAGGTTTAT from Methanoculleus chikugoensis encodes the following:
- a CDS encoding iron-sulfur cluster repair di-iron protein, ric, which produces MTNDLTFDEAMKKHLQTLKQYVPIVARVHGGNHPEFHEVRKLFDTIVKKTKDAGSDKPELNEEFAKLREITDTYTVPGDVCESYEAVYSMLAELDRAYRA